Proteins from one Terriglobus tenax genomic window:
- a CDS encoding AraC family transcriptional regulator — translation MASTHAKINRILERISCGEGIRSTELPGLRTILCHRNVPRSSVLYEPSIVFVTSGSKRGHVGIRSFVYDTENYLVLAAPLPFDCETFCAPEAPMRGISILLDMAVLADLVLKLPSSPPQPVARTVDATPLPAELAEALLRLLEAYENPNDRMILGPQIIREITYRVLTGPRGQVLRDLLAMQGSICQIYRAMHRIQTEFDRQLDIPTLAADAGMSLSAFHQHFRNMTATSPLQYLKVTRLHKARLMMIQEGIGASVAASRVGYESPSQFSREFKRLFGVSPAEESQRLRSHLGAQAQTPLHVAMI, via the coding sequence ATGGCCAGCACGCACGCGAAGATCAACCGCATTCTGGAGCGGATCAGTTGTGGCGAAGGCATTCGCTCGACCGAGCTGCCTGGCCTGCGGACGATCCTTTGCCATCGCAATGTGCCGCGCAGCTCCGTCCTGTACGAGCCTTCCATCGTCTTTGTGACCAGCGGCAGCAAGCGGGGTCACGTGGGCATCCGCAGCTTTGTGTATGACACCGAGAACTACCTGGTGCTGGCCGCTCCCCTGCCCTTTGACTGCGAGACCTTCTGCGCTCCGGAGGCTCCGATGCGTGGCATCTCCATTCTGCTGGACATGGCCGTGCTGGCGGACCTGGTGCTGAAGCTGCCCTCCTCGCCCCCGCAGCCAGTTGCCCGCACCGTCGATGCGACGCCTTTGCCGGCAGAGCTGGCGGAAGCGTTGCTGCGGTTGCTGGAGGCGTACGAGAATCCCAATGACCGCATGATTCTTGGGCCGCAGATCATCCGTGAGATCACCTACCGCGTTCTGACCGGGCCGCGCGGGCAGGTATTGCGCGACCTGCTGGCCATGCAGGGCAGCATCTGCCAGATCTATCGCGCCATGCACCGCATTCAGACCGAGTTTGACCGGCAACTCGATATCCCCACGCTGGCCGCCGACGCCGGCATGAGCCTTTCGGCTTTTCATCAGCATTTCCGCAATATGACCGCGACCTCGCCCCTGCAGTATTTGAAGGTGACGCGGCTGCACAAGGCGCGGCTGATGATGATCCAGGAAGGCATTGGAGCCAGCGTCGCCGCATCGCGCGTGGGCTATGAGAGCCCGTCACAGTTTTCCCGGGAGTTCAAACGGCTCTTCGGGGTCTCCCCCGCGGAAGAGTCACAGCGCCTGCGTTCCCACCTGGGAGCCCAGGCACAGACTCCACTCCACGTTGCCATGATTTAA
- a CDS encoding adenine phosphoribosyltransferase codes for MATPINCEPLKSLVRTVPDFPKPGILFYDITTLLKDQAGFAQMIDAFAAYYIGKDVDLVLGIEARGFIFGPALAYRLNAGFVPVRKPRKLPAATAKVTYDLEYGSDSLEIHLDAIQPGQKVVIVDDLLATGGTMEATTQLVRQLGGQIVGLGFAVELDFLKGRAKFPDYDVYSLLHYNE; via the coding sequence ATGGCGACACCCATTAACTGTGAACCTCTCAAGTCCCTGGTGCGGACTGTTCCCGACTTCCCCAAGCCCGGAATCCTGTTCTACGACATCACGACGCTGCTGAAGGATCAGGCCGGTTTTGCGCAGATGATTGATGCCTTTGCCGCCTACTACATCGGCAAGGACGTCGACCTGGTGCTGGGCATTGAGGCCCGTGGCTTCATCTTTGGACCGGCGCTGGCCTATCGCCTGAACGCCGGCTTTGTGCCCGTTCGCAAGCCGCGCAAGCTGCCCGCCGCCACCGCCAAGGTGACCTATGACCTGGAGTACGGTTCGGACTCGCTCGAGATCCACCTGGACGCCATCCAACCCGGACAAAAGGTTGTGATCGTGGACGACCTGCTGGCTACCGGCGGCACCATGGAAGCCACCACGCAGCTGGTTCGCCAGCTCGGCGGACAGATCGTGGGCCTGGGCTTTGCCGTGGAACTGGACTTCCTGAAGGGCCGCGCCAAGTTCCCGGACTACGACGTCTATTCCCTGCTGCACTACAACGAGTAA
- a CDS encoding acylphosphatase, which produces MVRHYLVSGRVQGVGFRWFVHREAAELGLDGWVRNLQTGEVECVAAGSEAKLEELEAALRKGSRGSRVDRLQIHDLVEAEGEKLGPFQIEGAW; this is translated from the coding sequence ATGGTGCGTCATTATCTCGTCTCAGGTCGTGTGCAGGGTGTGGGGTTCCGCTGGTTTGTCCATCGCGAGGCGGCCGAGCTTGGCCTGGATGGATGGGTGCGTAACCTGCAGACCGGCGAGGTGGAATGCGTGGCCGCGGGCTCCGAAGCGAAACTGGAGGAGTTGGAAGCCGCGCTCCGTAAAGGCTCGCGCGGATCGCGGGTGGACCGCCTGCAGATTCACGACCTGGTCGAGGCCGAGGGCGAGAAGCTGGGACCCTTTCAGATTGAAGGGGCTTGGTAG